A region of Clarias gariepinus isolate MV-2021 ecotype Netherlands chromosome 25, CGAR_prim_01v2, whole genome shotgun sequence DNA encodes the following proteins:
- the wdr53 gene encoding WD repeat-containing protein 53 produces the protein MAQHWAGGHTTPVLCIGAATDGLLASGAEGGEVTVWTQEGTPLSQLRLTSQDDVTSVVFSGTAPGLLYVSHGETVSVLDPRSLKKPAEELKDVGEDEINSLSVSETGASLALADDSGAVRVVDLQTGKVSRTLRKHTNICSSVAFRPQRPQSLVSAGLDMQLMMWNLQKARPVWTYSLQEALEEDEEGEGAASQQRSGQLFNPPLAHCVSVASCGNILACAAEDGRVHLARVGSGSRLEQQGAIKAHSQGASQAHFLSFMPHPYWLASGGNDGVVALWDISEEPVVAGEVKIKVKRRKPKSRKSKPAEEGKEELSDEARSADASQTKTALKLKLSHEDKVNWLCPALLKGQPSILVADQSASLSVYALSGL, from the exons ATGGCACAGCACTGGGCTGGAGGCCACACCACGCCGGTGCTGTGTATCGGAGCTGCCACAGACGGACTTCTTGCCTCGGGCGCTGAAGGAGGCGAGGTGACTGTGTGGACTCAGGAAGGCACCCCTCTCTCACAGCTGCGTCTGACCTCCCAGGACGACGTCACGTCTGTGGTTTTCTCCGGCACGGCGCCGGGGCTGTTGTACGTGTCTCACGGTGAGACGGTAAGCGTCCTGGACCCACGCAGTCTCAAGAAGCCTGCGGAGGAACTCAAGGACGTCGGTGAGGATGAGATTAACTCGCTGTCGGTGAGCGAAACGGGCGCATCGCTGGCACTGGCTGACGATTCAGGGGCTGTAAGGGTGGTGGATTTGCAGACGGGAAAAGTGAGCCGGACGCTGCGCAAGCACACAAACATCTGTTCGTCCGTGGCGTTCCGACCCCAGCGTCCACAGAGCCTCGTGTCTGCAGGGCTGGACATGCAG TTGATGATGTGGAACCTGCAGAAAGCTCGTCCCGTATGGACCTACAGCCTCCAGGAGGCGctggaggaggatgaggagggggagggggcgGCATCCCAGCAACGATCAGGTCAGCTGTTCAACCCGCCTCTGGCTCACTGCGTCAGTGTCGCGTCGTGCGGAAACATCTTGGCGTGCGCCGCAGAGGACGGGCGCGTGCACCTGGCACGCGTGGGTTCTGGCTCCAGACTCGAGCAGCAGGGGGCGATAAAGGCTCACAGTCAGGGCGCATCTCAAGCCCACTTCCTCAGCTTCATGCCTCATCCTTACTGGCTGGCCAGCGGAGGCAATGATGGAGTAGTGGCATTATGGGATATAAGCGAGGAGCCTGTAGTCGCAGGAGAGGTCAAGATCAAGGTCAAGCGCAGGAAGCCCAAAAGCAGGAAGTCGAAGCCTGCCGAGGAGGGAAAAGAAGAACTTTCTGATGAGGCCAGGAGTGCCGATGCAAGTCAGACAAAGACGGCATTAAAACTGAAGCTCAGTCACGAGGACAAGGTGAACTGGCTGTGTCCGGCGCTCCTTAAAGGTCAACCTAGTATACTGGTGGCGGATCAGAGCGCCAGTTTATCGGTGTACGCTCTTTCTGGGCTTTAA
- the LOC128513274 gene encoding G-protein coupled receptor 87-like, translating into MDPIGASSIVFVTLYLLVFVAGLFLNTLAVWVFFQIRTQKRTFMLYLRNMAVADLLMTLTLPINILIEAKVAPLWLHVVSCNYTAVLFYCCMYASILFLGLVAVDRYLKIVRPFGGTCGACLYSYSFTRAMAIMVWLAVTGLSLPNTILSNQTIPETMNNCAELKSDLGKKWHGMVIYINIIIFFLVLITLLICYMSIYRHIHQSSKQFIIVGETTPRKAKKGQNILILLVVFFICFVPYHLCRIPFTKSQTDGVLLHSSLMNGKKATLLMSIFNVCLDPIIYFFMCKSFRSKLSETLGFRTPSDNMSMYSPATTRKSPVVMIFKESSSS; encoded by the coding sequence ATGGATCCAATAGGAGCCTCTTCCATCGTCTTCGTCACTCTGTACTTACTGGTCTTCGTGGCTGGCCTGTTCCTGAACACCCTGGCAGTGTGGGTGTTCTTCCAAATCCGCACGCAGAAGCGAACTTTCATGCTATACCTGCGCAACATGGCGGTGGCTGACCTCCTAATGACCCTCACGCTACCGATCAACATACTCATCGAGGCCAAAGTGGCACCTTTGTGGCTTCATGTCGTGTCGTGCAATTACACCGCTGTGCTCTTCTACTGCTGCATGTACGCCAGCATCCTCTTCCTCGGATTGGTGGCTGTGGATCGCTACTTGAAGATCGTGAGGCCGTTCGGCGGAACGTGTGGCGCTTGTCTTTACAGTTATTCGTTCACACGCGCCATGGCGATTATGGTGTGGCTTGCCGTGACGGGTCTTTCGCTTCCCAATACGATACTGTCCAATCAGACGATACCGGAGACGATGAATAACTGCGCAGAGTTAAAGAGTGATCTGGGTAAAAAATGGCATGGGATGGTGATCTACATCAACATAATAATCTTCTTCCTTGTTCTGATCACTTTGCTTATCTGCTACATGTCCATCTACAGACACATCCATCAATCATCTAAACAGTTCATCATAGTCGGAGAGACAACTCCGCGTAAGGCAAAAAAAGGACAGAACATTCTTATCTTACTGGTTGTGTTTTTCATCTGCTTCGTGCCTTATCATCTGTGTAGGATACCTTTTACCAAAAGCCAGACTGATGGTGTTTTGCTGCATTCTTCCCTGATGAACGGGAAAAAGGCCACCCTCCTGATGTCTATTTTCAATGTGTGCCTGGACCCGataatttatttcttcatgTGTAAGTCTTTTAGGAGCAAGttgtctgaaacactgggattCAGGACACCAAGTGACAATATGTCCATGTACTCTCCAGCAACTACGAGGAAATCACCGGTAGTGATGATCTTCAAGGAGAGCTCGTCTTCATAA
- the neu4 gene encoding sialidase-4 isoform X2 — protein sequence MDSLHGSTGTQSYFPARSVLFRKESSGVSYRIPALIFLQRSSCFLAFCEERLGPNDSQAHLLVMRKGVFYRNYVEWQDMRVLTTARLKGYRSMNPCPVYDTFTGTLFLFFIAVLGHTTETYQLVTGNNVTRLCYVRSEDYGETWSPATDLTTTVIADTIKEWATFALGPGHGIQLKSGRLLIPAYAYHIDCRHCFGRICKTTPHSFCFHSDTHGMTWHFGSTVPEPACVECQVVSVDEEDGTNLLYCNARSSLGSRVQALSFDNGAIFQKGQLVHRLVEPRNGCHGSVIGFPAPFKIPQKTKLDEVQVQEAGSMTNSPSTEANTFQNFLTPTWVVYGHPTWTNARRDLGLYLSLRPRDPDSWTGPWVIYEGPSAYSDLAYMDMASTGAPPVPAFACLFENGSSTAYDEISFCIFTLFELINNLPPVPPVLPQLRSVKVAEKKWRRKKKRGCQFCKVC from the exons ATGGATTCTCTCCATGGCTCCACAGGAACCCAATCCTATTTCCCCGCCCGCTCTGTGCTGTTCCGGAAGGAATCGAGTGGAGTGTCCTATCGCATACCCGCTCTGATCTTCTTGCAGCGCTCCTCCTGCTTCCTTGCCTTCTGTGAGGAGAGACTCGGCCCTAATGATTCCCAGGCTCACCTGCTTGTCATGCGCAAGGGCGTCTTCTACAGGAACTATGTAGAG TGGCAAGACATGCGAGTCCTTACCACGGCCCGTCTAAAAGGCTACCGCTCAATGAACCCTTGTCCTGTGTATGACACCTTCACCGGAACGCTGTTCCTCTTTTTCATCGCGGTGCTTGGTCACACCACAGAGACGTACCAGCTGGTGACGGGCAACAATGTCACTAGACTCTGCTACGTGCGCAGTGAGGACTATGGAGAGACATGGAGTCCTGCTACTGACCTCACTACAACGGTCATAGCTGATACAATTAAAG AGTGGGCTACCTTTGCTCTCGGCCCAGGTCATGGGATCCAGTTAAAGTCGGGCCGTCTGCTGATCCCAGCATATGCCTACCACATTGACTGCAGGCACTGTTTCGGAAGGATTTGCAAAACCACTCCCCACTCCTTCTGCTTCCACAGTGATACACATGGCATGACGTGGCATTTCGGCAGCACAGTGCCAGAGCCTGCGTGTGTGGAGTGTCAGGTGGTCTCGGTGGATGAAGAGGATGGGACCAATCTGCTCTACTGTAACGCCCGTAGTAGCCTCGGCTCTCGCGTTCAGGCCCTCAGTTTTGATAATGGCGCCATTTTCCAAAAAGGACAACTGGTGCACAGGCTTGTTGAGCCTAGAAATGGCTGTCACGGAAGTGTGATTGGCTTTCCTGCACCTTTCAAAATCCCCCAGAAGACCAAATTGGATGAAGTCCAGGTCCAAGAGGCGGGGTCCATGACTAACTCACCTTCCACTGAAGCAAACACTTTCCAGAATTTTCTAACACCAACATGGGTGGTGTATGGCCATCCAACCTGGACTAACGCTCGCCGGGATCTTGGCTTGTACCTTAGTTTGCGACCCCGTGACCCGGATAGCTGGACAGGGCCATGGGTCATCTATGAGGGTCCGAGTGCATACTCAGACCTGGCCTATATGGACATGGCATCTACTGGGGCACCACCAGTTCCTGCTTTTGCCTGTTTGTTTGAAAATGGCAGTAGTACAGCATATGATGAGATTTCATTTTGCATCTTTACACTGTTTGAGCTTATTAATAACCTCCCCCCGGTCCCGCCGGTCCTACCACAACTGAGAAGTGTAAAAGTagcagagaaaaagtggagaaggaagaagaagagagggTGTCAGTTTTGTAAAGTGTGTTAG
- the neu4 gene encoding sialidase-4 isoform X1 has translation MSSFTGFQHLTLKHKSSCQRLLKSEDLSSRTQSYFPARSVLFRKESSGVSYRIPALIFLQRSSCFLAFCEERLGPNDSQAHLLVMRKGVFYRNYVEWQDMRVLTTARLKGYRSMNPCPVYDTFTGTLFLFFIAVLGHTTETYQLVTGNNVTRLCYVRSEDYGETWSPATDLTTTVIADTIKEWATFALGPGHGIQLKSGRLLIPAYAYHIDCRHCFGRICKTTPHSFCFHSDTHGMTWHFGSTVPEPACVECQVVSVDEEDGTNLLYCNARSSLGSRVQALSFDNGAIFQKGQLVHRLVEPRNGCHGSVIGFPAPFKIPQKTKLDEVQVQEAGSMTNSPSTEANTFQNFLTPTWVVYGHPTWTNARRDLGLYLSLRPRDPDSWTGPWVIYEGPSAYSDLAYMDMASTGAPPVPAFACLFENGSSTAYDEISFCIFTLFELINNLPPVPPVLPQLRSVKVAEKKWRRKKKRGCQFCKVC, from the exons ATGTCCTCTTTCACAGGCTTTCAACACCTCACCCTCAAACACAAGTCAAGCTGTCAAAGACTGTTGAAGTCTGAAGATCTATCCTCTA GAACCCAATCCTATTTCCCCGCCCGCTCTGTGCTGTTCCGGAAGGAATCGAGTGGAGTGTCCTATCGCATACCCGCTCTGATCTTCTTGCAGCGCTCCTCCTGCTTCCTTGCCTTCTGTGAGGAGAGACTCGGCCCTAATGATTCCCAGGCTCACCTGCTTGTCATGCGCAAGGGCGTCTTCTACAGGAACTATGTAGAG TGGCAAGACATGCGAGTCCTTACCACGGCCCGTCTAAAAGGCTACCGCTCAATGAACCCTTGTCCTGTGTATGACACCTTCACCGGAACGCTGTTCCTCTTTTTCATCGCGGTGCTTGGTCACACCACAGAGACGTACCAGCTGGTGACGGGCAACAATGTCACTAGACTCTGCTACGTGCGCAGTGAGGACTATGGAGAGACATGGAGTCCTGCTACTGACCTCACTACAACGGTCATAGCTGATACAATTAAAG AGTGGGCTACCTTTGCTCTCGGCCCAGGTCATGGGATCCAGTTAAAGTCGGGCCGTCTGCTGATCCCAGCATATGCCTACCACATTGACTGCAGGCACTGTTTCGGAAGGATTTGCAAAACCACTCCCCACTCCTTCTGCTTCCACAGTGATACACATGGCATGACGTGGCATTTCGGCAGCACAGTGCCAGAGCCTGCGTGTGTGGAGTGTCAGGTGGTCTCGGTGGATGAAGAGGATGGGACCAATCTGCTCTACTGTAACGCCCGTAGTAGCCTCGGCTCTCGCGTTCAGGCCCTCAGTTTTGATAATGGCGCCATTTTCCAAAAAGGACAACTGGTGCACAGGCTTGTTGAGCCTAGAAATGGCTGTCACGGAAGTGTGATTGGCTTTCCTGCACCTTTCAAAATCCCCCAGAAGACCAAATTGGATGAAGTCCAGGTCCAAGAGGCGGGGTCCATGACTAACTCACCTTCCACTGAAGCAAACACTTTCCAGAATTTTCTAACACCAACATGGGTGGTGTATGGCCATCCAACCTGGACTAACGCTCGCCGGGATCTTGGCTTGTACCTTAGTTTGCGACCCCGTGACCCGGATAGCTGGACAGGGCCATGGGTCATCTATGAGGGTCCGAGTGCATACTCAGACCTGGCCTATATGGACATGGCATCTACTGGGGCACCACCAGTTCCTGCTTTTGCCTGTTTGTTTGAAAATGGCAGTAGTACAGCATATGATGAGATTTCATTTTGCATCTTTACACTGTTTGAGCTTATTAATAACCTCCCCCCGGTCCCGCCGGTCCTACCACAACTGAGAAGTGTAAAAGTagcagagaaaaagtggagaaggaagaagaagagagggTGTCAGTTTTGTAAAGTGTGTTAG
- the LOC128513370 gene encoding P2Y purinoceptor 13-like encodes MNVSQQNFSMSCKRDTSISSVLFPCLYSVLFLTAIILNCLAAWIFFQIHSTTTFVVYLKNVVVADLLMTLTIPIKVLTDAGIGSVTLRAIYCRYTAVLFYTIMYISILLLGLISLDRYLKIVRPFGKCALQRVGVGKALCAGVWTVMVAFALPNVILSNREFSVGRSGKLKCSSLKSELGLRWHEGFNYFCQVVFWGTLFLMAICYTFISRKVYESYRASRSSSGTASKRTKSKVFVVVAVFFICFAPFHLARVPYTLTQTRATSALCWAQNQLYLAKEITLWLSATNICLDPLIYVFLCRAFRRKLTATLCRRPLAKGALESPTETSTKQEMPQLMHYNKSLTSS; translated from the exons ATGAATGTCAGTCAGCAGAACTTCTCCATGTCATGCAAGCGGGACACAAGTATCTCCTCGGTCCTCTTCCCCTGCCTGTACTCTGTCCTGTTCCTCACTGCCATCATCCTCAACTGTCTGGCTGCCTGGATCTTCTTTCAGATCCACAGCACCACCACGTTTGTTGTGTATCTGAAAAACGTAGTGGTGGCCGACCTGCTCATGACGCTCACTATTCCTATAAAAGTATTAACGGATGCAGGGATAGGCTCAGTAACGCTGAGGGCCATCTACTGCCGCTACACGGCCGTGCTCTTCTACACCATCATGTACATCAGCATCCTGCTGCTGGGTCTCATCAGCCTGGACCGCTACCTGAAAATCGTGCGACCGTTCGGAAAGTGCGCCCTGCAGCGGGTCGGGGTGGGTAAAGCCTTGTGCGCAGGGGTCTGGACCGTCATGGTGGCTTTCGCGCTGCCTAACGTGATCCTGAGTAACCGTGAGTTTTCTGTGGGTCGCAGTGGGAAGCTGAAATGCAGCAGCTTGAAGAGTGAGCTAGGCCTGCGCTGGCACGAGGGCTTTAACTACTTTTGCCAGGTGGTGTTTTGGGGGACTCTGTTTTTAATGGCCATCTGCTACACCTTCATCAGCAGGAAGGTATACGAGTCATACCGAGCCTCAAGGAGCAGCTCCGGCAccgccagcaaacgcacaaagtcCAAG GTGTTTGTCGTGGTCGCTGTCTTCTTCATATGTTTCGCTCCCTTCCACTTGGCCCGGGTGCCCTACACCCTCACTCAAACACGAGCCACATCGGCACTTTGCTGGGCTCAGAACCAGCTCTACTTGGCGAAGGAGATCACACTCTGGCTGTCAGCCACCAACATTTGTCTGGACCCTCTCATCTACGTCTTCCTGTGCCGAGCCTTCCGTAGGAAATTAACCGCTACGCTCTGCCGCAGGCCTTTAGCCAAAGGAGCCCTCGAGTCCCCTACAGAGACCTCGACCAAGCAGGAGATGCCCCAACTGATGCATTATAACAAATCAttgacatcatcataa